A genomic window from Gossypium hirsutum isolate 1008001.06 chromosome D10, Gossypium_hirsutum_v2.1, whole genome shotgun sequence includes:
- the LOC107915744 gene encoding ethylene-responsive transcription factor WRI1-like isoform 1 (isoform 1 is encoded by transcript variant 1) codes for MKRSPSCSSSSNSCFALPSPSSSSLSASPSSSSSSSSCENPHDQSEKPKAKRARKHQNTDNNACLNNANNNGGRRSSIYRGVTRHRWTGRFEAHLWDKSSWNNIQNKKGRQVYLGAYDSEEAAARTYDLAALKYWGAETILNFPKERYEKEMEEMKKVTKEEYLASLRRRSSGFSRGVSKYRGVARHHHNGRWEARIGRVFGNKYLYLGTYNTQEEAAAAYDMAALEYRGANAVTNFDISHYIERLKQKGILLVDRTEEQIPNPDEARRVESEENGPQPLQEQQERQEKQEQELNQEEAEKSQHFQYMQMQLPLCIDSPMTTMAGIEPTDSNELAWSFCMDSGLTSFLVPDIPLDGTAELPNLFDHDTGFEDNFDLIFDVGPPNKEEANRKCVMDDDVIGVGVSMSMEDNNRKERLSSPSSDSPCSSSTTSVSCNYSV; via the exons atgaagaggtCACCGAgttgttcttcttcttctaatTCATGCTTTGCATTgccatcaccatcatcatcatcattatcagcATCaccatcttcatcatcatcatcatcttcatgtGAGAACCCTCATGATCAATCAGAGAAACCCAAGGCTAAAAGGGCTAGAAAACATCAAAACACTGATAATAATGCTTGTTTGAACAATGCTAACAACAATGGCGGTAGAAGGAGCTCTATTTACAGAGGAGTCACcag gcATAGATGGACTGGGAGATTTGAGGCTCACCTTTGGGACAAGAGTTCTTGGAATAATATTCAGAACAAGAAAGGAAGAcaag TTTATTTAG GGGCTTATGATAGTGAGGAGGCAGCGGCTCGAACCTATGATCTAGCGGCTCTCAAATATTGGGGGGCGGAAACGATACTGAACTTCCCG aaagaaaGATATGAAAAAGAGATGGAAGAAATGAAGAAAGTGACAAAGGAAGAGTACTTGGCGTCTCTACGACGTCGCAGCAGTGGGTTTTCTAGAGGAGTTTCTAAGTATCGTGGGGTAGCTAG GCATCACCACAATGGGAGGTGGGAAGCCCGAATTGGTCGAGTTTTTGGAAACAAATATCTCTATTTAGGGACCTATA ATACACAAGAGGAAGCAGCAGCAGCATATGATATGGCAGCTTTGGAGTATAGGGGGGCCAATGCCGTGACCAATTTCGATATTAGCCATTACATTGAACGCTTGAAGCAGAAAGGAATTTTGTTAGTAGATCGAACGGAAGAACAAATTCCCAACCCTGATGAAGCTCGACGAGTAGAATCCGAAGAAAATGGACCACAGCCGCTGCAGGAGCAGCAAGAACGGCAGGAAAAACAGGAACAAGAATTGAACCAAGAAGAGGCCGAAAAATCTCAACATTTTCAATACATGCAAATGCAGCTTCCTCTATGCATTGATAGTCCGATGACAACAATGGCCGGTATTGAGCCTACTGATAGTAATGAACTAGCATGGAGTTTCTGCATGGATTCCGGATTGACATCGTTTTTGGTCCCGGACATCCCTCTCGATGGCACCGCTGAATTGCCAAACTTGTTTGATCATGATACGGGATTTGAGGATAACTTCGACTTGATATTCGACGTAGGGCCGCCTAACAAAGAAGAGGCTAATCGGAAATGCGTGATGGATGATGATGTGATTGGAGTCGGTGTTTCCATGAGCATGGAAGACAATAATAGGAAGGAGAGATTGTCATCACCGTCTTCAGACTCTCCATGTTCATCATCGACAACCTCGGTTTCTTGTAACTACTCTGTTTAA
- the LOC107915744 gene encoding ethylene-responsive transcription factor WRI1-like isoform 2 (isoform 2 is encoded by transcript variant 2), with the protein MAALEYRGANAVTNFDISHYIERLKQKGILLVDRTEEQIPNPDEARRVESEENGPQPLQEQQERQEKQEQELNQEEAEKSQHFQYMQMQLPLCIDSPMTTMAGIEPTDSNELAWSFCMDSGLTSFLVPDIPLDGTAELPNLFDHDTGFEDNFDLIFDVGPPNKEEANRKCVMDDDVIGVGVSMSMEDNNRKERLSSPSSDSPCSSSTTSVSCNYSV; encoded by the coding sequence ATGGCAGCTTTGGAGTATAGGGGGGCCAATGCCGTGACCAATTTCGATATTAGCCATTACATTGAACGCTTGAAGCAGAAAGGAATTTTGTTAGTAGATCGAACGGAAGAACAAATTCCCAACCCTGATGAAGCTCGACGAGTAGAATCCGAAGAAAATGGACCACAGCCGCTGCAGGAGCAGCAAGAACGGCAGGAAAAACAGGAACAAGAATTGAACCAAGAAGAGGCCGAAAAATCTCAACATTTTCAATACATGCAAATGCAGCTTCCTCTATGCATTGATAGTCCGATGACAACAATGGCCGGTATTGAGCCTACTGATAGTAATGAACTAGCATGGAGTTTCTGCATGGATTCCGGATTGACATCGTTTTTGGTCCCGGACATCCCTCTCGATGGCACCGCTGAATTGCCAAACTTGTTTGATCATGATACGGGATTTGAGGATAACTTCGACTTGATATTCGACGTAGGGCCGCCTAACAAAGAAGAGGCTAATCGGAAATGCGTGATGGATGATGATGTGATTGGAGTCGGTGTTTCCATGAGCATGGAAGACAATAATAGGAAGGAGAGATTGTCATCACCGTCTTCAGACTCTCCATGTTCATCATCGACAACCTCGGTTTCTTGTAACTACTCTGTTTAA